The following proteins are co-located in the Salvelinus namaycush isolate Seneca chromosome 31, SaNama_1.0, whole genome shotgun sequence genome:
- the crb2a gene encoding protein crumbs homolog 2a, giving the protein MDAQGIFCTATSDKCLSGPCQNGATCVDTMDDYACLCPPRNEVRYMGKDCDELYDACSFAPCSDCTSTPGTSEYHCVCPEGFTGDNCTEEVDECHSNPCSEPHTECIDQVNSYFCRCPPGYGGEDCEERVTDCIDEPCLNNGTCILLQEGFECHCALGFDGEHCEEDVDECASHPCQNGAICMDGVAEFHCFCVPGFQGYNCEIDINECASRPCENNGTCINEKDRYKCQCLVGFTGVNCEVEIDECESNPCRNGATCHDLLGLYSCECLPGFEGTDCEVDIDECASDPCLNGAICQDKVDSYECDCEDTGFLGDHCEEDIPECASDPCQHGATCLEGVKEYTCLCWPGYEGENCEMDIDECAEQPCENDGECFERSDTSHWEMDWEFRFADAAGYLCQCQSGFAGENCSVNIDECESEPCQNRGSCEDQVNGYTCLCPEGFMGEICEINIDECESQPCLSGAWCEDGVASYTCHCPEAEPDKLPWGGHHCDIQLLGCVDQECQNGATCHPWLEEEEHGHTCLCPHGFYGELCSTPTTFSFSSPGFVLIMVTLEVEERRRRRHAEHHHHGKGVRLRFRTTLPDMVLFYRGDADSHLLLEIVGGGLHAKAFSEDAELEVAFSGLVSDGDWHDADVYVNEEEGLVFNLKGPGCDSEGCTVKDGGPNGPHFVPSEAFGHVYVGGAPGELLEHTKSGHGFVGCVEDLMIDFKDILPQNLPEEQANEMELGCSKTEWCEPDPCSGQGHCVDLWISHRCDCYRPYHGHSCSDEFPSWTYSHEETVSYSAYDIGTDHGANFSVSFFLRSLKPDGLLFQLRRPGEDGEEGEAYFNVFLGMGRVLVSSVPESHPLTAPIVVTTGKKQLLHVEVQYGRVFFQHAGLRYGIGEVPEVEVHSGDLAYVGGLPREGENSEAWGGHFKGCLQDLRLDGAHLDVDAWNSTLNNSEGEVYFPSDAENVEPGCISDNTCQPEPCQNGGDCTITWNGFACSCPVAFTGKTCETRVWCVSDPCVNGGHCVDLTDGYECVTNATFENNPVQYSAEGSLGSSLTHVYLELRTRSENAVLLRASHGAELLLVGLLDSSIRVEIHGGNSVEVLTFSGVRHVADGGWHRVSISMADPDSEASHWVITVDGITDASSTPEEAGALHFLNEEGAEVAIAESFTGCLGAVRVSGVYLPFVDDLHPPQPAHFHRTSDEEIHMGCTSADVCHSDPCQNGAMCKDLFNKFDCVCKPGWEGENCEVDTDECTSGPCIHGTCMDELAGFECVCYPGYGGVSCEEDLNECEEHGCENGGSCMDWVNSYTCECTDDFTGPLCQWSYPPLTCEEDVQCENGICHDGLWGANCTCVPGFAGERCETEIDECESNPCQNGGSCIDRVNRFWCVCLPGYSGLFCDTSKQPQKERVPWLVIAIPLVCLCVLLAVIGITFMVLTARKKRQSEGAYSPSTQEVAGARLEMDSMLKVPPEERLI; this is encoded by the exons GGATATTCTGCACGGCAACCAGTGACAAGTGCTTGTCCGGGCCCTGCCAGAATGGCGCTACCTGCGTGGACACCATGGACGACTATGCGTGCCTCTGCCCCCCTCGCAACGAGGTCCGCTACATGGGCAAAGACTGCGACGAACTCTACGACGCCTGCTCCTTCGCCCCCTGCTCAGACTGCACCAGCACCCCTGGCACGTCCGAGTACCACTGTGTCTGCCCCGAAGGATTTACTGGGGACAACTGCACTGAGGAAGTGGACGAGTGCCATAGCAACCCTTGCTCTGAGCCCCACACAGAGTGCATCGACCAGGTCAACAGTTACTTCTGCCGATGTCCACCCGGCTACGGAGGAGAGGACTGTGAAGAGCGGGTGACCGACTGCATCGACGAGCCATGTCTGAACAATGGGACTTGTATACTGTTACAGGAGGGGTTTGAGTGTCACTGTGCACTGGGGTTTGACGGGGAGCATTGTGAAGAGGACGTGGACGAGTGTGCGTCCCATCCTTGCCAGAACGGCGCTATCTGCATGGACGGCGTGGCCGAGTTTCACTGTTTCTGTGTGCCAGGCTTCCAGGGCTATAACTGCGAGATCGACATCAATGAGTGCGCCTCGCGGCCCTGCGAGAATAATGGGACCTGTATCAACGAGAAGGACCGGTACAAATGCCAGTGCCTCGTAGGGTTTACAG GAGTGAATTGTGAGGTGGAGATAGATGAGTGCGAGTCCAACCCGTGCCGCAACGGAGCCACCTGCCATGACCTCCTTGGTCTGTACTCCTGTGAGTGTCTGCCTGGGTTCGAGGGCACAGACTGCGAGGTGGACATTGACGAGTGTGCCAGCGATCCCTGCCTAAATGGGGCCATCTGTCAGGACAAGGTGGACAG CTATGAGTGTGACTGTGAGGACACAGGCTTCCTGGGTGACCACTGTGAGGAGGACATCCCTGAGTGTGCGTCTGACCCGTGTCAGCACGGCGCCACCTGCCTGGAGGGAGTCAAAGAGTATACCTGTCTCTGCTGGCCTG GTTATGAGGGGGAGAACTGTGAGATGGACATTGATGAGTGTGCTGAGCAGCCATGTGAAAACGACGGCGAGTGTTTCGAGCGTTCCGACACATCCCACTGGGAGATGGATTGGGAGTTCAGGTTCGCCGACGCTGCCGGATACCTGTGCCAATGTCAATCCGGCTTCGCAG GAGAGAACTGTTCCGTGAACATTGATGAGTGTGAGTCTGAACCCTGCCAGAATAGAGGCTCTTGTGAGGATCAGGTGAATGGCTACACCTGTTTATGTCCGGAAGGATTTATGG GGGAAATTTGCGAAATCAACATTGATGAGTGCGAGAGCCAGCCGTGTCTGAGCGGTGCATGGTGCGAGGACGGCGTAGCCAGCTACACCTGCCACTGTCCTGAGGCTGAGCCTGACAAGCTGCCCTGGGGTGGCCACCACTGCGACATCCAGCTCCTGGGCTGCGTGGATCAAGAATGCCAGAATGGCGCCACCTGCCACCCGTGGCTGGAAGAGGAAGAGCATGGCCACACCTGCCTCTGCCCCCACGGCTTCTACGGCGAGCTCTGCTCCACCCCCACCACCTTCTCATTCTCCAGTCCGGGCTTCGTCCTTATCATGGTCACCCTGgaagtggaagagaggaggagacggAGGCATGCCGAGCACCACCACCATGGGAAGGGAGTCCGGCTACGCTTTCGCACCACCTTGCCCGACATGGTGCTCTTCTACCGTGGTGATGCCGACAGCCACCTCCTGCTGGAGATTGTGGGTGGAGGTCTTCACGCCAAGGCCTTCTCGGAGGACGCCGAGCTGGAGGTTGCATTCTCTGGGCTGGTCAGCGACGGAGACTGGCACGACGCTGACGTGTACGTGAACGAAGAGGAAGGGCTGGTTTTTAACCTGAAAGGTCCAGGATGCGACAGTGAAGGGTGCACGGTGAAGGATGGTGGTCCCAACGGGCCACACTTCGTTCCCTCTGAGGCGTTCGGTCACGTCTACGTGGGCGGTGCCCCCGGAGAGTTGCTGGAGCACACGAAGAGTGGCCACGGGTTTGTGGGGTGTGTGGAGGACTTGATGATCGACTTCAAGGACATCCTGCCCCAGAACCTTCCAGAGGAGCAGGCCAATGAGATGGAGCTAGGCTGTAGCAAGACAGAGTGGTGCGAACCTGACCCCTGCTCCGGTCAAGGCCACTGTGTGGACCTGTGGATCAGCCACCGCTGCGACTGCTACCGGCCCTACCACGGTCACAGCTGCTCCGATG AGTTCCCCTCCTGGACATACAGCCATGAGGAAACTGTGAGCTACAGTGCCTATGACATTGGCACTGATCACGGCGCCAACTTCAGCGTCTCCTTCTTCCTGCGGTCTCTGAAGCCCGATGGCCTGCTCTTCCAGCTGAGGCGACCCGGAGAGGACGGAGAAGAGGGCGAGGCCTACTTTAATGTTTTCCTGGGCATGGGGAGAGTCCTGGTCAGCTCCGTCCCCGAAAGCCACCCACTGACGGCACCCATCGTCGTGACCACCGGCAAAAAGCAACTTCTACACGTCGAGGTCCAGTATGGACGGGTGTTCTTCCAGCACGCCGGCCTGCGCTACGGAATAGGTGAGGTTCCCGAGGTGGAGGTGCACAGTGGGGACCTGGCCTACGTAGGGGGTCTCCCCAGGGAGGGTGAAAACTCTGAGGCCTGGGGGGGACACTTCAAGGGCTGCCTGCAGGACCTGCGTCTGGACGGAGCGCATCTGGACGTGGACGCATGGAACAGCACGCTAAATAACTCAGAGGGAGAGGTCTACTTCCCCTCCGATGCTGAGAATGTAGAGCCGGGCTGTATTAGCGACAACACCTGCCAG CCGGAGCCATGCCAGAACGGAGGAGACTGCACCATCACCTGGAACGGCTTTGCATGTTCTTGTCCTGTGGCTTTCACTGGGAAGACCTGCGAGACgcgtgtgtggtgtgtcagtGACCCGTGTGTCAATGGTGGACATTGTGTGGACCTGACTGATGGATATGAGT GTGTGACCAACGCTACCTTCGAGAACAACCCGGTGCAGTACAGTGCAGAGGGTTCCTTGGGCTCGTCTCTGACCCACGTGTACCTGGAGCTCCGTACCCGCTCAGAAAACGCTGTGCTGCTCCGTGCCTCCCACGGGGCCGAGCTCCTACTGGTGGGACTGCTGGACTCCTCTATCCGTGTCGAGATCCACGGTGGCAACAGTGTGGAGGTGCTGACCTTCTCCGGCGTGCGACACGTGGCCGACGGCGGTTGGCACCGGGTGAGCATTTCCATGGCTGACCCGGATAGCGAGGCGTCACACTGGGTCATCACCGTGGATGGCATCACCGACGCCAGCAGCACCCCAGAGGAGGCAGGTGCCCTGCACTTCCTCAACGAGGAAGGGGCAGAGGTTGCTATTGCCGAGAGCTTCACAGGCTGCCTGGGCGCCGTAAGGGTCAGCGGGGTCTATCTACCATTTGTGGATGACCTACACCCGCCACAGCCTGCCCACTTCCACAGAACGAGCGACGAGGAGATTCATATGGGCTGTACGAGTGCGGACGTATGCCATTCGGACCCCTGTCAGAACGGCGCCATGTGCAAGGATCTCTTTAACAAGTTTGACTGTGTTTGCAAGCCAGGTTGGGAGGGAGAAAATTGCGAGGTGGACACGGACGAGTGCACGTCTGGGCCCTGCATCCACGGCACCTGCATGGATGAGTTGGCAGGTTTCGAGTGCGTGTGCTACCCGGGGTATGGGGGCGTTTCTTGCGAAGAGGACCTGAATGAGTGTGAGGAACATGGCTGTGAGAACGGGGGCTCCTGCATGGACTGGGTGAACAGCTACACCTGCGAGTGCACAGACGACTTCACCGGCCCACTCTGCCA GTGGTCTTATCCTCCACTGACATGCGAAGAGGATGTTCAGTGTGAAAACGGGATCTGCCATGACGGACTGTGGGGGGCCAACTGTACCTGTGTGCCCGGTTTTGCAGGGGAGAG GTGTGAAACGGAGATAGATGAGTGTGAGTCGAACCCCTGTCAGAATGGTGGCTCGTGTATCGATCGAGTCAACAGGTTCTGGTGTGTTTGCCTGCCTGGCTACAGCGGTCTGTTCTGCGATACAAGC AAACAGCCCCAGAAAGAGAGGGTGCCGTGGCTGGTGATAGCCATCCCCCTGGTGTGCCTCTGTGTCCTGCTGGCTGTCATCGGCATCACCTTCATGGTGCTCACTGCCCGCAAGAAACGCCAGTCAGAGGGCGCCTACAGCCCCAGCACTCAGGAGGTGGCCGGGGCGCGTCTGGAGATGGACAGCATGCTCAAGGTTCCCCCAGAGGAGCGGCTCATCTGA